A window from Myripristis murdjan chromosome 11, fMyrMur1.1, whole genome shotgun sequence encodes these proteins:
- the LOC115367945 gene encoding proline-rich protein 15-like, with amino-acid sequence MEERVPWWRAFLVKRKSGGSKDTNASPSLGPDFDPFAPKPEKPKDASATSKTPGDQSLSQARPGQSEPINNTSLLSDDTYDDSQLDSVFNEQTCRRNMRVSRSGRFKEKRRVRSSLPIEQKDSDQTTAGKEDSRLSGGGKGGDRM; translated from the coding sequence atggaggagagagtcCCATGGTGGAGGGCGTTTCTGGTGAAGAGGAAGAGTGGAGGGTCCAAGGACACAAACGCGTCCCCCAGTCTTGGACCCGACTTTGACCCTTTTGCACCAAAACCCGAGAAGCCAAAAGACGCCAGCGCCACCTCCAAGACTCCCGGTGACCAATCCCTGTCTCAGGCCCGGCCGGGACAGTCAGAGCCCATCAACAACACCAGTCTCCTCAGCGACGACACCTATGATGACTCCCAGTTGGATTCGGTCTTCAATGAGCAGACGTGTCGCAGAAACATGAGGGTGTCGCGCTCAGGTCGCTtcaaggagaagaggagggtgCGCTCCAGCCTTCCTATTGAGCAGAAAGACTCAGACCAGACGACAGCCGGGAAAGAGGACTCACGGTTATcgggaggaggaaagggaggtgATAGAATGTGA